TCCCTGATCAGAACCGCCTTGTCGCAGTGACTGGTCTACACCACCCAGGGATCCGTCGACAATCCCGCCACGAGGGCACGGCAGTGCGATGTGTCACGATTCGCCCGCGAGTACCCCTTGGAACACCGGTCCGAGCTTCTTTGTGACGAATGCGGCATTGATCCCCGCATGCCGGATGCCACAGAATTCACGGGTTCCTTATCCCCGCACGCCGTGCTACAACAGGTCTACACCAGTGGTGTAGACCACACGGGTGCTGTTGACCCCTCACTCCCCTTTTCCTGCTTCACCCTTCCCGTCCCCCGGCAGCATCCGGCACATGGAGGAACTATGAGCACCGCCACCGCGACCACGGCGGCCCCCGCGAAGAAGCGGGGATCCGGTCTGTTCCAGGGCCTACAGAAGATCGGCCGCAGTCTCCAGCTCCCGATCGCCGTGCTGCCGGCGGCGGGCATCATGGTCCGGCTCGGCCAGGACGACATCTTCGGCAAGGACGGCCTCGGCTGGGACAAGGTCGCCGCCGTGTTCAACGCCGCCGGCGGTGCCATCACCGGCAGCCTGCCGATGCTCTTCTGCATAGGCGTCGCAATCGGCTTCGCCAAGAAGTCGGACGGCTCCACCGCCCTGGCCGCGCTGGTCGGCTTCCTCGTCTACAGCAAGGTGCTCGAGGCGTTCCCCCTGACCGAGGAGCACATCGAGAAGGGCAAGATCGTCGCGGCGACCTACAACAACCCGGGTGTCCTCGGCGGCATCATCATGGGTCTGCTGTCGGCCGTGATGTGGCAGCGCTACCACCGCACCAAGCTGGTCGACTGGCTCGGCTTCTTCAACGGCCGCCGTCTGGTGCCGATCCTGATGGCCTTCGTCGGCGCCCTCGTGGGCGTCTTCTTCAGCCTGCTCTGGGAGCCCATCGGAAACGGCATCACCGACTTCGGCGAGTGGATGACCGGCCTCGGCGCCACCGGCTCGGCCCTCTTCGGCCTCGTCAACCGTGCCCTCATCCCGATCGGCATGCACCAGTTCGTGAACACCGTGGCGTGGTTCCAGCTCGGCACGTTCAAGGACAGCGCGGGCCAGGTCTTCACCGGCGACTACAGCCGCTTCCTGCACGGCGACCCGACCGCCGGTATGTTCATGTCCGGCTTCTTCCCGATCATGATGTTCGGCCTGCCTGCCGCGGCCCTCGCCATCGCGCACTGTGCCCGGCCCGAGCGCCGCAAGGTCGTCACGGGCATGATGATCTCGCTGGCGCTGACCTCCTTCGTCACCGGCGTGACTGAGCCGATCGAGTTCTCGTTCATGTTCATCGCCCCGGCCCTGTACGTGGTCCACGCGGCCCTGACCGCCGTGTCGATGGCCGTCACCTGGGGGCTGGGTGTCCACGCGGGCTTCAACTTCTCCGCGGGCGCGATCGACTACGCCCTCAACTGGAACCTGGCCACGAAGCCCTGGTTGATCATCCCCATCGGCCTGGTCTTCGGGGCGATCTACTACTTCGTCTTCCGCTTCGCGATCATCAGGTTCAACCTGCCCACCCCGGGCCGCGAGCCCGAGGAGGAGGTGGAGGACCTCACCAAGGCGTGAGCAGCTCCCCCGCGCACGCGAAGGCCCCGGAACCCGTCGTGAGGTTCCGGGGCCTTCGCATGTCCAGGGGGCCGACTCCCCGTACGACAGAGCGCGTCAGCTCTCGTACGACACAGCACGTCGGCTCTCGTACGACAGGGCTAGATCTCGTACGACACCCGAGGCGCTGCCAGGTCCACCGGCCCCGCGAACACCGCGCGGGCGTCCGTCAGGTTGGCCTGGGGGTCCGTCCACGGCGGGATGTGGGTGAGGACCAGGCGGCGGGCTCCGGCGCGGGTGGCCGCCTCGCCGGCCTCGCGGCCGTTGAGGTGGAGGTCCGGGATGTTCTCCTTGCCGTGGGTGAACGCGGCCTCGCACAGGAACAGGTCCGTGTCGCGGGCCAGTTCGACCAGCGCCTCGCACACCCCGGTGTCGCCGGAGTACGTGAGCGACCTGCCGCCGTGCTCGACGCGGATGCCGTACGCCTCCACGGGGTGGCGCACGCGTTCCGTGTGGACGGTGAAGGGGCCGATCTCGAACGTGCCCGGCTTGACCGTGTGGAAGTCGAAGACCTCGCTCATCGAGGAGGCCGAGGGAGTGTCGGCGTAGGCGGTGGTGAGGCGCTGTTCGGTGCCCTCCGGGCCGTAGACCGGGATCGGCTCGCAGCGGCCGCCCTCGTGGCGGTAGTAGCGCGCGACGAAGTACGCGCACATGTCGATGCAGTGGTCGGCGTGCAGATGGCTGAGGAAGATCGCGTCGAGGTCGTAGAGACCGCAGTGGCGCTGCAGCTCGCCCAGGGCGCCATTGCCCATGTCGAGAAGCAGCCGGAAGCCGTCGGCCTCGACGAGGTAGCTCGAGCAGGCCGATTCCGCGGACGGGAACGACCCCGAGCAGCCGACGACGGTGAGCTTCATAAGAGCTGGAACCTCCGCGTGGCAGGAAGTGCAGAAGGCGGGGACGGGAACGGTGACAGGGGTCGTGCGGTCCGTCGAGCGTAAGGCGCAAAAGGGTGGGTCGCTCCATCAGCAGGGGCCGTTGTGGGCGAACTCACCCGTGGTGTCACCGGTT
The Streptomyces sp. CGMCC 4.7035 DNA segment above includes these coding regions:
- a CDS encoding PTS transporter subunit EIIC; this translates as MSTATATTAAPAKKRGSGLFQGLQKIGRSLQLPIAVLPAAGIMVRLGQDDIFGKDGLGWDKVAAVFNAAGGAITGSLPMLFCIGVAIGFAKKSDGSTALAALVGFLVYSKVLEAFPLTEEHIEKGKIVAATYNNPGVLGGIIMGLLSAVMWQRYHRTKLVDWLGFFNGRRLVPILMAFVGALVGVFFSLLWEPIGNGITDFGEWMTGLGATGSALFGLVNRALIPIGMHQFVNTVAWFQLGTFKDSAGQVFTGDYSRFLHGDPTAGMFMSGFFPIMMFGLPAAALAIAHCARPERRKVVTGMMISLALTSFVTGVTEPIEFSFMFIAPALYVVHAALTAVSMAVTWGLGVHAGFNFSAGAIDYALNWNLATKPWLIIPIGLVFGAIYYFVFRFAIIRFNLPTPGREPEEEVEDLTKA
- a CDS encoding MBL fold metallo-hydrolase, with product MKLTVVGCSGSFPSAESACSSYLVEADGFRLLLDMGNGALGELQRHCGLYDLDAIFLSHLHADHCIDMCAYFVARYYRHEGGRCEPIPVYGPEGTEQRLTTAYADTPSASSMSEVFDFHTVKPGTFEIGPFTVHTERVRHPVEAYGIRVEHGGRSLTYSGDTGVCEALVELARDTDLFLCEAAFTHGKENIPDLHLNGREAGEAATRAGARRLVLTHIPPWTDPQANLTDARAVFAGPVDLAAPRVSYEI